Proteins co-encoded in one Xiphophorus couchianus chromosome 3, X_couchianus-1.0, whole genome shotgun sequence genomic window:
- the ankmy2a gene encoding ankyrin repeat and MYND domain-containing protein 2a: MSTAKKGDLSPSEKELFQVISAGNVQEASRLLGCKDVRVNCLDEYGMTPLMHAAYKGKADMCKLLLQHGADVNCNQHEHGYTALMFAGLSGKTDITWMMLDAGAETDVTNSVGRTAAQMAAFVGQHDCVTVINNYFSRARLDYYTKPQGLEKEPKLPPKLSGPLHKIIMSTNLNTVKLVMLVKENPLLAEVEALDKCRRVMELICEKCIKQQDMNEVLAMKMHYISCVLGKCASFLKDREDKLDGLVKSLLKGRDSDGFPVFQEKFIRECIRKFPYCDATLLQQLVRSIAPVDIGNDPTALSVLTQAITGQVGFMDAEFCTTCGEKGAEKRCSICKMVIYCGQACQKMHWFTHKKVCKKLQEQREKQEAEMAKLRMEQSKEEIKSVQEAADSMQELSMETKSEETPADAAETSDSTSITAADN, encoded by the exons ATGTCCACCGCAAAGAAAGGAGACTTGTCTCCAAGCGAAAAGGAGTTGTTTCAGGTTATTTCTGCAG GAAACGTCCAGGAAGCCTCCAGGTTGCTGGGTTGTAAAGATGTTCGAGTTAACTGTCTGGATGAG TATGGGATGACGCCGCTCATGCACGCTGCCTACAAAGGGAAAGCAGACATGTGCAAGTTGCTCCTCCAACATGGAGCCGACGTAAACTGCAACCAGCATGAACATGGATACACGGCGCTCATGTTTGCTGGCCTGTCAG GAAAGACTGACATCACCTGGATGATGCTGGATGCCGGGGCGGAAACAGATGTGACCAACTCTGTTGGACGGACCGCTGCTCAAATGGCAGCTTTTGTTG GTCAGCACGACTGCGTCACTGTAATCAACAACTACTTTTCTCGAGCCAGGCTGGATTACTACACAAAGCCGCAGGGTTTGGAGAAGGAACCAAAGCTGCCGCCCAAACTGTCCGGACCCCTCCATAAGATCATCATGAGCACCAACCTGAACACGGTCAAA ttggTGATGCTGGTGAAGGAAAACCCGTTGCTCGCCGAGGTGGAGGCTCTGGACAAATGCAGAAGAGTGATGGAGCTGATCTGTGAGAAGTGCATCAAGCAGCAGGACATGAACGAGGTTCTGGCGATGAAGATGCACTACATCAGCTGTGTGCTGGGAAAGTGTGCCTCCTTCCTGAAAGACCGCGAGGACAAGCTGGACGGCCTCGTAAAGAG TTTGCTAAAAGGTCGTGACAGCGACGGTTTCCCAGTCTTTCAGGAGAAGTTCATCAGAGAATGCATCCGCAAGTTCCCGTACTGCGACGCcacgctgctgcagcagctggtgcGGAGCATCGCCCCTGTAGACATC GGTAACGACCCAACGGCGCTCTCGGTTCTGACTCAGGCCATCACAGGGCAGGTCGGCTTCATGGACGCAGAGTTCTGCACCACCTGTGGAGAAAAGGGAGCTGAGAAGAGATGCTCCATTTGCAAAATG GTCATCTACTGTGGACAAGCGTGCCAGAAAATGCACTGGTTCACCCACAAGAAGGTTTGTAAGAAGCTGCAGGAGCAGCGAGAGAAGCAGGAGGCAGAAATGGCCAAACTGAGGATGGAGCAGAGCAAAG AGGAGATTAAATCTGTCCAGGAGGCTGCAGACTCCATGCAGGAGCTCTCTATGGAAACCAAAAGCGAAGAGACACCTGCAGACGCTGCAGAAACATCAGACTCCACTTCCATCACAGCTGCTGACAACTGA
- the sostdc1a gene encoding sclerostin domain-containing protein 1a — protein MLLHASCRSLLLLCALLRSCQAVENDATERVFSHVSPAPAVELHSNASLNSARTGGRGQGGGAAAQERGDRSQIGCRELRSTKYISDGHCTSVNPIKELVCAGECLPARMLENWIGTSRGRKFWARRSSSHDWRCVNDKTRTQRIQLQCQDGTTRTYKITVVTSCKCKRFSRQHNESGGKFEDQSVLQPSILHRHKSQSKKRLGKTRLRENWHETES, from the exons ATGCTCCTCCACGCGTCGTGTCGctccctcctcctgctctgTGCCCTCCTGAGGAGCTGCCAGGCCGTGGAAAATGACGCCACGGAGCGGGTGTTCTCGCACGTGAGCCCCGCTCCGGCCGTGGAGCTGCACAGCAACGCGTCCCTGAACAGCGCGCGCACCGGAGGGCGAGGACAGGGCGGCGGTGCGGCTGCGCAGGAGCGAGGCG ATCGGAGTCAGATTGGCTGCAGAGAGTTGAGGTCTACAAAGTACATCTCAGACGGCCACTGCACCAGCGTCAACCCCATCAAGGAGCTGGTGTGCGCAGGCGAGTGTCTCCCAGCTCGGATGCTGGAGAACTGGATCGGCACCTCCCGCGGCAGGAAGTTCTGGGCCCGCCGGAGCAGCAGCCACGACTGGCGCTGCGTCAATGACAAAACCCGCACCCAGCGCATCCAGCTGCAGTGCCAGGACGGCACCACGAGAACGTACAAGATCACCGTGGTGACCTCCTGCAAGTGCAAGAGGTTCTCGAGGCAACACAACGAGTCCGGTGGCAAGTTTGAGGACCAATCCGTGCTGCAGCCGTCAATCCTCCACAGACACAAATCCCAGAGCAAGAAGAGGCTGGGCAAGACCCGGCTGAGGGAGAACTGGCATGAGACTGAATCCTAA